One stretch of candidate division KSB1 bacterium DNA includes these proteins:
- the argF gene encoding ornithine carbamoyltransferase has product MKRDFLAITDFSCQEVEATLQLAKRLKREAKKGKLQPLLKGKTLAMIFEKPSARTRVSFEVGMFHLGGHALYLGPNEIGLGKRESVADVARVLSRYCDGIMARLFGHETIEELARYASVPVVNGLTDLFHPCQVMGDVLTIIEHKGRMQGLKVAWVGDGNNVANSWLNMASRLPFTLHLACPEGYDPNQAILERARTAGLSDIKIFRDPKEAVRGADVIYTDVWASMGQEAEAEARKKVFRPYQVNDELVKLAAPECIVMHCLPAHRGDEITDAVIDGPHSVVFGEAENRLHVQKAILVTLMRS; this is encoded by the coding sequence ATGAAGCGCGACTTTCTTGCCATCACCGACTTTTCCTGTCAAGAGGTAGAAGCCACACTGCAGCTTGCCAAGAGGCTGAAGCGCGAGGCAAAGAAGGGCAAGTTGCAGCCCCTGCTCAAGGGCAAGACCTTGGCGATGATTTTCGAGAAGCCGTCTGCCCGCACCCGCGTCTCCTTCGAGGTGGGCATGTTTCACTTAGGGGGTCACGCCCTCTATCTTGGCCCCAACGAGATCGGCTTGGGGAAGCGCGAATCGGTGGCGGATGTGGCGCGCGTGCTCTCCCGCTACTGCGACGGGATCATGGCCCGCCTGTTCGGCCACGAGACGATCGAGGAGCTTGCCCGCTACGCCTCCGTGCCGGTAGTCAACGGCCTTACCGACCTGTTCCACCCCTGCCAGGTGATGGGGGACGTGCTGACTATCATCGAACACAAAGGGCGCATGCAGGGGCTCAAGGTGGCGTGGGTAGGCGATGGCAACAACGTCGCGAACTCGTGGCTCAACATGGCCTCACGACTCCCCTTCACGCTGCACCTGGCCTGCCCGGAGGGATACGATCCCAACCAGGCCATCTTGGAGCGTGCCCGCACCGCGGGTTTGAGCGACATCAAAATCTTCCGCGACCCCAAAGAGGCGGTGCGGGGCGCTGACGTCATCTACACCGATGTGTGGGCAAGCATGGGGCAGGAGGCCGAGGCGGAGGCGCGCAAGAAGGTCTTTCGGCCCTACCAGGTGAATGACGAGCTGGTGAAACTTGCCGCTCCGGAGTGCATCGTCATGCACTGTCTGCCGGCACATCGCGGCGACGAGATCACCGATGCGGTCATCGACGGCCCGCATTCGGTGGTCTTTGGCGAGGCGGAAAACCGCTTGCACGTGCAGAAGGCCATCCTCGTGACCCTGATGCGCAGCTGA